A window of the Roseofilum capinflatum BLCC-M114 genome harbors these coding sequences:
- a CDS encoding tetratricopeptide repeat protein → MSSKRRFWVSLSGVVLGIVCGFPSRVNAQLEFLDPFRQLADFDYWANLCNLSVDEDGGKMLEACEQALLLRPKDSQVWADRSRILLQQNRYAEAIASADTATRLESKFSRAFTYRCQALLKLERYEDALEACEEALRLDTNWGQENPVMAWVQRGLALVALQEYQNAVTSYDRALNLEPESSLVLTYKCGALLELEEYQEAIGACQAALEINQNWEYESETLAWQYLGVALNQTQLAEGAIAAYDQALNHNPQNLQAWIQQGMALNQVGEDLEALNSYNQALSLQADSTLALVLQCETLNKLKRHEEAITACEAALKGDGTWGEMGIATAWNQLTIAYTQQGQLEQGLVAANRAVGFRPDFSEAWNNRGVTLWYLEDYAQSLDSIARALQLQPEYVQAWLNRGRVLRSLQRYVESVGAYDQALRYEPDNANGWANRSVALWYLEEYDRALDSARQAIALDQTSFLGWYNQAVTYGSLGQYEPAIYSYAQAVRIAPKNASVWAALGVMLQKAGRDADAAQAFQEALKLEPELETARQGLQSLSRKP, encoded by the coding sequence GTGAGCAGTAAACGACGATTTTGGGTTTCTCTTTCTGGGGTAGTGCTGGGAATAGTCTGCGGTTTTCCCAGTCGAGTCAATGCACAATTAGAATTTCTCGATCCTTTTCGGCAACTGGCAGATTTTGACTATTGGGCGAATTTATGCAATTTGTCAGTGGATGAAGATGGGGGTAAAATGCTGGAAGCTTGCGAGCAGGCACTGCTTCTCAGACCAAAAGATTCTCAAGTGTGGGCCGATCGCAGTCGTATTTTACTGCAACAAAATCGCTATGCTGAAGCCATCGCCTCGGCGGATACAGCTACTCGTCTAGAATCCAAGTTTTCCCGCGCTTTTACCTATCGCTGCCAGGCTTTACTCAAACTAGAACGCTATGAAGATGCCCTAGAAGCCTGCGAGGAAGCCTTGCGCTTGGATACGAATTGGGGACAGGAAAATCCGGTAATGGCTTGGGTACAGCGCGGTTTGGCTCTGGTTGCCCTCCAAGAATACCAAAATGCGGTCACCTCTTACGATCGCGCCCTGAATTTAGAACCGGAGTCTTCCCTGGTTTTAACCTATAAATGTGGGGCGCTGCTAGAGTTGGAAGAATATCAAGAGGCGATTGGCGCTTGTCAAGCAGCTCTGGAGATTAATCAGAATTGGGAATATGAGTCGGAAACCCTGGCATGGCAATATTTAGGGGTTGCCTTAAATCAGACTCAGTTGGCAGAAGGGGCGATCGCCGCTTACGATCAAGCTTTAAATCATAATCCCCAAAATCTCCAGGCTTGGATTCAGCAAGGAATGGCATTAAATCAAGTGGGAGAAGATTTAGAAGCGCTCAATTCCTACAATCAAGCCTTATCCCTACAAGCCGATTCTACCTTGGCTCTAGTGCTGCAATGCGAAACATTGAATAAACTCAAGCGCCATGAAGAAGCCATCACCGCGTGTGAAGCGGCACTCAAAGGCGATGGAACATGGGGAGAAATGGGCATTGCTACAGCTTGGAATCAACTCACCATCGCCTATACTCAACAAGGACAACTCGAACAAGGATTAGTTGCCGCTAACCGCGCTGTAGGGTTTCGTCCCGATTTTTCGGAAGCTTGGAATAACCGGGGGGTGACGCTCTGGTATTTGGAAGACTATGCCCAAAGTTTAGACTCCATTGCTCGTGCCCTGCAACTGCAACCGGAGTATGTGCAAGCTTGGCTCAATCGGGGGAGAGTTTTGCGATCGCTCCAAAGATATGTAGAATCAGTAGGAGCCTACGATCAAGCCCTACGCTATGAGCCAGATAACGCCAATGGATGGGCTAATCGCAGTGTAGCATTGTGGTATTTGGAAGAGTACGATCGCGCTTTAGACTCAGCTCGACAGGCGATCGCTCTTGATCAAACCTCTTTCCTCGGCTGGTACAATCAAGCTGTAACCTATGGTTCCCTCGGTCAATACGAACCCGCTATCTATTCCTACGCTCAAGCTGTGCGTATCGCCCCCAAAAATGCCAGCGTCTGGGCAGCTTTAGGGGTAATGTTACAAAAAGCCGGTCGAGATGCGGATGCTGCTCAAGCCTTTCAAGAAGCCCTCAAACTAGAGCCAGAACTCGAAACCGCCCGCCAAGGATTACAAAGTTTAAGCCGTAAGCCATAA
- a CDS encoding amino acid ABC transporter substrate-binding protein: MAKWKSWFISVLLLALPLGACTTPPPENTDGGMGGETSEAAPQSRLDVVKSRGTLICGVDGGIPGFSFVDETGEYSGIDVDICKAVAAAVLGDPEAVEYRNLDSTERFTALSGGEVDMLSRNTTWTTSRDTTVGLEFAPTTFYDGQGMMVRADSGITSLADFEGRAVCVEAGTTTELNLTDNMREAGVEFETVTFQQADPAYAAYAEERCEGMTSDKSQLIARRSTLPNPDDHILLDITMSKEPLGPVTINNDSTWFDVVKWVTYGLIEAEELGITQANVGQSQSSEDPTIRRFLGVEGDLGTGLELDNDFMVNVISAVGNYGEVFDRNLGQGSEFNLERGQNDLWTRGGLLYSPPFR; this comes from the coding sequence ATGGCTAAATGGAAATCTTGGTTCATCTCTGTGCTACTGCTGGCTCTCCCCTTGGGAGCTTGCACAACCCCACCCCCAGAAAACACAGACGGAGGGATGGGGGGAGAAACTTCTGAGGCAGCTCCCCAAAGCCGTTTGGATGTCGTTAAGAGTCGGGGAACCCTAATCTGTGGAGTAGATGGGGGTATTCCTGGATTCAGCTTTGTGGACGAAACCGGAGAATATTCAGGCATTGATGTGGATATTTGTAAAGCTGTTGCTGCTGCCGTTTTAGGCGATCCCGAAGCCGTAGAATACCGTAACCTTGATTCTACAGAACGATTTACGGCTCTCTCTGGTGGTGAAGTAGATATGCTCTCTCGCAACACCACTTGGACAACAAGCCGAGATACCACCGTCGGTCTAGAATTTGCCCCAACCACCTTCTATGATGGACAAGGCATGATGGTGCGTGCAGACAGTGGCATCACCTCCCTAGCCGATTTTGAAGGTAGAGCCGTTTGTGTGGAAGCGGGAACCACCACCGAGCTGAACTTAACCGATAACATGCGGGAAGCGGGAGTAGAATTTGAAACCGTCACCTTCCAACAAGCTGACCCGGCCTATGCAGCCTATGCAGAAGAACGCTGTGAAGGCATGACTTCCGATAAATCCCAGCTTATTGCTCGGCGCAGTACCCTACCGAACCCGGACGATCATATTCTGTTGGATATCACCATGTCCAAAGAACCCCTGGGCCCGGTAACGATTAATAATGATTCTACCTGGTTTGATGTGGTTAAATGGGTCACCTACGGTTTGATCGAAGCTGAAGAGTTGGGCATTACTCAAGCGAATGTGGGACAAAGCCAAAGTAGTGAAGACCCCACCATACGCCGCTTCTTAGGAGTTGAAGGAGATTTGGGTACAGGGTTAGAACTCGATAATGATTTCATGGTCAATGTAATTTCCGCAGTCGGGAACTACGGCGAAGTTTTCGATCGCAATTTGGGTCAAGGATCTGAATTTAATTTAGAGCGCGGTCAAAATGACCTGTGGACTCGTGGCGGTTTGCTCTATTCTCCACCTTTCCGCTAA
- a CDS encoding amino acid ABC transporter permease: MASANEHSIPLWRDERFWRIALQVLAIAIVVSVISLLTYNVSNNLKRAGIEFGFEFLDTQASFAIGESIIPYDPARDSYGRVLLAGLVNTLRVIIAGIILTTVVGITVGIASFSNNWLLRKGSEVYVELIRNVPLLLQLFFWYRAVFSKLPRPSDRIEVMGVAFLSNRGVFLPWPRVGWPLAIWCAVLLGLAIAAALVWKIRIREMVERGSSGKPQLTALWIMAIAALLIITIAFAWEKPTEIEIGRITGGLRLTGEFAALLTGLVFYTGAFIAEIVRAGIQSVPTGQWEAARALGLHPGLLMRLVVFPQALRVIIPPLSSQYMNLAKNSSLGAAIAYAEIYNVANTTYNQSGRPVEVMLIIMATYLLMNLFISLGMNQINRLVQLQER, translated from the coding sequence ATGGCCTCGGCAAATGAGCATAGTATTCCTCTATGGCGTGATGAGCGATTTTGGCGAATTGCGCTGCAAGTGTTGGCGATCGCGATCGTCGTTTCTGTCATTAGTCTATTAACCTATAATGTTTCTAATAATCTCAAACGTGCGGGAATTGAGTTTGGGTTTGAGTTTTTAGATACCCAAGCCTCCTTTGCGATTGGGGAAAGTATTATTCCTTACGACCCAGCTAGAGATAGCTATGGCCGGGTTTTATTAGCTGGGTTGGTCAATACCCTGCGGGTGATTATTGCAGGAATTATCCTGACGACGGTGGTGGGAATTACCGTCGGGATTGCCAGTTTTTCTAATAATTGGTTACTCCGCAAAGGTAGCGAAGTCTATGTGGAATTAATCCGCAATGTCCCCCTACTCCTACAGTTGTTTTTCTGGTATCGGGCGGTTTTTTCTAAGTTACCGAGACCGAGCGATCGCATCGAGGTGATGGGAGTCGCTTTCTTGAGTAACCGAGGGGTTTTTCTCCCTTGGCCGAGGGTGGGTTGGCCCCTAGCCATTTGGTGTGCTGTGTTGCTCGGATTGGCGATCGCTGCCGCGCTCGTTTGGAAAATCCGCATCCGGGAAATGGTAGAGCGGGGCAGTTCTGGAAAACCCCAGTTAACTGCCTTGTGGATTATGGCGATCGCTGCGTTGCTGATTATTACCATAGCCTTTGCATGGGAAAAACCCACAGAAATTGAAATCGGACGGATTACCGGAGGGTTGCGCCTCACCGGAGAATTTGCTGCCTTGCTAACAGGATTAGTCTTTTATACCGGTGCATTCATTGCCGAAATTGTCCGCGCTGGAATTCAATCAGTCCCCACAGGACAGTGGGAAGCCGCCCGCGCCCTGGGTTTACACCCTGGCTTGTTGATGCGTTTAGTTGTCTTTCCCCAAGCCCTGCGGGTGATTATTCCCCCCTTGAGTAGTCAGTATATGAACTTGGCGAAAAACTCCAGCTTAGGAGCGGCGATCGCCTACGCGGAAATCTACAACGTTGCCAATACGACCTATAACCAAAGTGGGCGACCGGTAGAAGTGATGTTAATTATCATGGCCACCTATTTGCTGATGAACTTGTTTATTTCTCTCGGAATGAACCAAATCAACCGCTTGGTGCAACTGCAAGAAAGGTAA
- a CDS encoding amino acid ABC transporter permease, which produces MTSIPSNTTDMAPPPEMRDTPVNWIKNNLLSPWYNGLTTVIILGVVMTVGYNFISWSFTAAQWDVIPRNLPLFMVGRYPSEEYWRLWILAALISVFSGLSWGVIARSLTLFSRNVLIGLGIAALGCFITPTPILYRALLVGCLVAIAASAWIGQQVGKVQPALGKWVSFGWFGVFLIGLWLIGGGLGLTPVGTNEWQGLLLTVLTAVVGITLSFPIGLVAALGRRSTLPVVKGLSIAYIEVIRGVPLITILFMGQVMIPLFLPEGIRPDRVIRAIVGLTLFSSAYLAENVRGGLQSIPKGQAEASRALGLSTPLTLILIVLPQALKAVIPAIVGQFISLFQDTTLLAITGLVELLGISNSILANPQFLGRFSEVYLFIGVLFWVFCYAMSSVSRWVETKLNTEHR; this is translated from the coding sequence ATGACTTCTATACCGAGTAACACAACCGATATGGCCCCGCCGCCGGAGATGCGCGATACTCCGGTGAACTGGATTAAAAATAATCTCCTCAGTCCCTGGTATAACGGCTTAACCACGGTCATTATCCTAGGGGTGGTAATGACCGTGGGCTATAATTTCATCTCCTGGTCATTCACCGCAGCGCAGTGGGATGTGATCCCGCGAAACCTGCCCCTATTCATGGTGGGTCGCTATCCCAGTGAAGAATATTGGCGCTTGTGGATTTTAGCCGCCCTCATTAGTGTTTTTTCCGGCTTATCTTGGGGCGTAATTGCCCGATCACTCACCCTCTTTAGCCGTAATGTTCTCATCGGCTTGGGAATTGCTGCCCTAGGCTGCTTTATCACGCCGACCCCCATCCTCTATCGTGCTTTATTGGTCGGCTGTTTAGTGGCGATCGCCGCAAGTGCTTGGATCGGTCAACAAGTCGGTAAAGTGCAACCCGCTCTAGGAAAGTGGGTGTCATTCGGTTGGTTTGGCGTATTTTTAATCGGACTGTGGCTCATTGGCGGAGGACTGGGTTTAACCCCCGTGGGAACCAATGAATGGCAGGGCTTGCTGCTCACTGTCCTAACGGCCGTAGTTGGCATTACCCTCAGCTTTCCCATCGGTTTAGTGGCTGCACTCGGAAGACGCAGTACCTTACCCGTGGTCAAAGGACTCAGTATTGCTTATATTGAAGTCATTCGGGGCGTTCCCCTGATTACCATTTTATTTATGGGCCAGGTGATGATTCCCCTGTTTCTCCCGGAAGGAATACGTCCGGATCGGGTGATTCGGGCGATCGTGGGCTTAACCTTGTTTAGTTCCGCCTACCTAGCGGAAAATGTGCGAGGCGGTTTACAATCGATTCCCAAGGGACAAGCTGAAGCCTCACGGGCCCTAGGTTTAAGCACCCCGTTAACCCTGATTCTGATTGTTTTACCCCAAGCCCTGAAAGCTGTCATTCCGGCGATCGTCGGTCAATTTATTAGCCTGTTTCAGGATACGACCCTGTTGGCGATTACTGGCTTGGTAGAATTATTAGGTATTAGTAATTCTATTTTGGCGAATCCTCAGTTCTTGGGGCGCTTTTCAGAGGTGTATCTATTTATTGGTGTTCTCTTTTGGGTATTCTGTTATGCCATGTCTTCGGTTAGCCGATGGGTAGAAACGAAACTGAATACAGAACACCGCTAG
- a CDS encoding amino acid ABC transporter ATP-binding protein, producing the protein MTHSDRLTKTENNQVPVDTEPAIIAQEVHKWYASNKFHVLRGVSLEVTKGEVVVVMGPSGSGKSTFIRTFNALEEYQKGKIIIDGIELSHDLKNIDAVRREVGMVFQQFNLFPHLTVLQNVTLAPIWVRRWKKEKAEEIALQLLEKVGILEQAKKFPGQLSGGQQQRVAIARALAMQPKIMLFDEPTSALDPEMVREVLDTMRSLAQSGMTMVCVTHEVGFAREVADRVVLMADGLLVEEATPDEFFNNPKEERTQKFLSQIL; encoded by the coding sequence ATGACCCATTCCGATCGCTTAACCAAAACTGAAAATAATCAAGTTCCTGTGGACACCGAACCGGCCATCATTGCCCAAGAAGTCCATAAATGGTATGCCAGCAATAAGTTTCATGTCCTGCGAGGGGTGAGCTTAGAGGTGACCAAAGGCGAAGTGGTGGTGGTCATGGGGCCGAGTGGCTCCGGAAAATCCACGTTTATTCGCACGTTTAATGCCCTAGAAGAGTATCAAAAGGGCAAAATTATTATTGATGGCATTGAGTTGTCCCACGATCTCAAGAATATTGATGCCGTGCGTCGGGAAGTGGGGATGGTGTTTCAACAGTTTAATCTGTTTCCCCATTTGACGGTGTTGCAAAATGTGACCTTAGCACCCATTTGGGTGCGCCGTTGGAAGAAGGAAAAAGCGGAGGAAATTGCACTACAGTTGTTAGAGAAAGTGGGAATTTTGGAGCAAGCGAAGAAATTTCCTGGACAGCTATCGGGGGGACAACAGCAACGGGTGGCGATCGCCCGCGCTTTGGCAATGCAGCCCAAAATCATGCTCTTTGATGAACCGACTTCCGCTCTTGATCCGGAGATGGTGCGGGAGGTACTCGATACCATGCGATCGCTGGCTCAAAGTGGGATGACCATGGTTTGTGTCACCCATGAAGTGGGGTTTGCCCGTGAAGTAGCCGATCGGGTGGTGTTAATGGCTGATGGGCTATTAGTGGAGGAAGCAACCCCTGATGAATTTTTTAACAACCCCAAAGAAGAGCGAACGCAAAAGTTTTTATCGCAAATCTTGTAA
- the ribD gene encoding bifunctional diaminohydroxyphosphoribosylaminopyrimidine deaminase/5-amino-6-(5-phosphoribosylamino)uracil reductase RibD, translating into MTHSSKESHSDVDSAYIHRCIQLARQALGQTAPNPLVGAVVVAENEVVGEGFHPRAGEPHAEVFALQAAGDRAQGATVYVNLEPCNHYGRTPPCTEALIAAGVRRVVVGMVDPDPRVSGGGIQRLRDAGIEVEVGIEEPACQRLNEAFIHRIRHQRPWGIFKYAMTLDGKIATTTGHSTWVTGEDSRRWVHQLRGACDAVIVGGNTLRKDNPQLTTHGVVDRNPVRIVMSRSLNLPRSAQLWEPVAPTVVLTQEGANPTLQRELRNQGVEVVAFPELTPRAAMDYGYQRGFLSVLWECGGRLGAEAIASGMVQKVYAFIAPKIIGGDRAPSPVGDLGLTQMTQALNLTEIHYQSLGNDILIEGYFVNPDPSKP; encoded by the coding sequence TTGACCCATTCCTCGAAGGAATCTCACTCTGATGTAGATTCCGCTTATATTCACCGGTGCATTCAATTAGCTCGCCAAGCCCTTGGCCAGACCGCTCCCAACCCTCTGGTTGGGGCCGTTGTGGTTGCGGAAAACGAAGTAGTGGGGGAGGGCTTCCATCCCCGTGCGGGAGAGCCTCACGCGGAAGTTTTTGCCCTACAAGCGGCGGGCGATCGCGCCCAAGGTGCAACCGTTTATGTCAACTTAGAACCCTGTAATCATTATGGCCGCACTCCTCCCTGTACAGAAGCCCTAATTGCTGCCGGAGTCAGGCGGGTGGTCGTGGGGATGGTAGACCCCGATCCCAGGGTGTCAGGGGGGGGAATTCAACGGCTAAGAGACGCAGGAATCGAGGTCGAGGTGGGAATTGAAGAGCCAGCCTGTCAGCGTCTGAATGAAGCCTTTATTCATCGTATCCGCCATCAACGGCCTTGGGGGATTTTTAAGTACGCCATGACCTTAGATGGAAAAATCGCTACAACCACAGGTCATAGCACTTGGGTGACTGGAGAAGACTCTAGACGGTGGGTGCATCAGTTGCGAGGCGCTTGTGATGCGGTGATCGTGGGAGGTAATACCCTACGCAAAGATAATCCCCAATTAACCACCCATGGAGTGGTCGATCGCAATCCCGTGCGGATAGTCATGAGTCGTTCCTTGAATTTACCCCGTTCTGCCCAATTGTGGGAGCCGGTTGCGCCGACGGTGGTATTAACCCAGGAGGGAGCCAACCCGACATTACAGAGGGAGTTGAGGAACCAGGGAGTAGAGGTGGTGGCATTTCCGGAACTGACTCCCAGAGCAGCGATGGACTATGGATATCAACGGGGGTTTTTATCGGTGTTATGGGAATGCGGAGGACGACTGGGAGCAGAGGCGATCGCCTCTGGAATGGTACAGAAAGTGTATGCCTTTATCGCGCCTAAGATTATTGGGGGCGATCGCGCTCCTTCTCCCGTGGGAGATTTAGGCTTAACCCAAATGACTCAAGCCTTGAATCTCACCGAGATTCACTATCAATCTTTAGGCAACGATATATTAATTGAAGGTTACTTCGTGAACCCCGATCCCTCTAAGCCTTAA
- a CDS encoding MBL fold metallo-hydrolase, translated as MLFRQLFDPETSTYTYLLADLKTQEAVLVDPVLEQVGRELQLLQELGLSLRYCLETHIHADHITGSGQLREVTGCTSIVPQQAGAQCADRFMADGEVLQVGELEIQAIATPGHTDSHMAYLVNGEKLLTGDSLLIRGCGRTDFQSGDPGLLYDAITQRLFTLPDRTEVYPGHDYKGYMVSTIGEEKQFNPRLAGQTRESFITLMKGLNLPNPKKIAEAVPANERCGKVPVLV; from the coding sequence ATGTTATTTCGTCAACTGTTCGATCCAGAAACCAGCACGTATACTTATCTATTGGCTGACTTGAAGACTCAAGAAGCTGTATTAGTCGATCCAGTTCTAGAGCAAGTGGGGCGAGAGTTACAACTGTTGCAGGAATTGGGGTTAAGTCTTCGCTATTGCCTAGAAACCCATATTCATGCTGACCATATTACGGGCAGCGGCCAGCTTCGGGAAGTAACCGGGTGTACGTCCATTGTGCCCCAACAGGCGGGAGCGCAATGTGCCGATCGCTTTATGGCGGATGGGGAAGTGTTGCAAGTGGGAGAACTGGAGATTCAGGCGATCGCCACTCCCGGTCATACCGATAGCCATATGGCTTATCTGGTGAATGGCGAAAAATTACTGACCGGTGATTCTCTCCTGATTCGAGGCTGCGGTCGTACAGATTTCCAAAGCGGCGATCCGGGTCTTCTTTATGATGCCATTACTCAACGGTTATTTACCCTTCCCGATCGCACCGAAGTCTATCCCGGCCATGATTATAAAGGCTATATGGTATCCACCATTGGCGAAGAAAAACAATTCAATCCTCGTTTAGCCGGTCAAACCCGTGAGAGCTTTATCACCCTGATGAAAGGCTTAAATTTACCCAACCCGAAAAAAATTGCCGAAGCGGTTCCCGCTAATGAAAGATGTGGCAAAGTGCCCGTCTTAGTTTAA
- a CDS encoding rhodanese-like domain-containing protein — MVSHQNLQDKLQAIASSSVKELWEQDRIQFIDVREPSEYAGERIPGAISRPLSRFNPDDVLPDPSKPFVLYCQTGNRSATAAQKLFLAGFEEVAHLGGGLEDWKRQGYPTHVNPKAPISIMRQVQIVAGSLVLTGTLLGAFVAPGFLFLSGFVGAGLMFAGISNTCMMAELLGKLPYNQRV, encoded by the coding sequence ATGGTGAGCCATCAAAATCTGCAAGATAAACTCCAAGCGATCGCCAGTTCTTCTGTAAAAGAATTGTGGGAACAAGATCGGATTCAGTTTATTGATGTTCGCGAACCCAGTGAATATGCTGGAGAGCGCATTCCAGGGGCTATTTCTCGACCCTTATCCCGATTTAATCCGGATGATGTTCTTCCCGATCCTAGCAAACCCTTTGTTCTCTACTGCCAAACCGGAAATCGTTCAGCTACGGCGGCACAAAAGCTGTTTCTAGCGGGCTTTGAAGAGGTAGCTCACCTGGGAGGAGGACTGGAGGACTGGAAACGGCAAGGCTATCCTACCCACGTGAATCCCAAGGCTCCAATTAGCATCATGCGTCAGGTGCAAATTGTGGCCGGTTCTTTGGTTTTGACGGGAACTTTGTTAGGCGCATTTGTGGCTCCTGGGTTCCTATTTTTGAGTGGTTTTGTGGGTGCAGGATTGATGTTTGCCGGGATTAGTAATACCTGTATGATGGCTGAGTTGTTGGGGAAATTGCCTTACAATCAGCGCGTTTAG
- a CDS encoding sulfite exporter TauE/SafE family protein: MVVNLIGHALAVWIGLTLGLIGGGGSVLALPVLMYVMGVETQSAIAMTLAIVGSVSLIGMISHWRSGNVNLQAAVMFAPPAMVGSFFGAKIATLPMINPTVQLMGFVAMMVTASVLMIQRSGKKKREETEKTAPVSQGWQRFLLIPLAGLSIGLVTGFVGVGGGFLVIPALVLLGQIPMKQAIGTSLLVIAFQSMTGFWGYLSSQIPINLPLVFSFIVAASMGIILGSHLSQFVPGKQLEKNFGYFLLVIAVLMVVKS, translated from the coding sequence ATGGTAGTGAATCTGATAGGCCATGCTTTGGCCGTTTGGATCGGCTTGACCTTGGGCCTAATTGGCGGTGGCGGTTCGGTGTTGGCTCTGCCGGTGTTAATGTATGTGATGGGGGTAGAAACCCAATCGGCGATCGCCATGACGTTAGCGATTGTCGGTAGTGTGAGCTTGATTGGCATGATTTCCCATTGGCGATCGGGGAATGTGAACCTGCAAGCAGCAGTGATGTTTGCCCCTCCAGCTATGGTGGGTTCTTTTTTTGGCGCTAAAATTGCCACTCTACCGATGATTAACCCCACCGTACAACTGATGGGGTTTGTGGCCATGATGGTCACAGCCAGTGTTTTAATGATTCAGAGGAGTGGGAAGAAAAAGAGGGAAGAGACAGAAAAGACTGCCCCAGTTTCTCAGGGTTGGCAGAGGTTTCTCCTGATTCCCTTGGCCGGTTTGAGCATCGGATTAGTGACCGGATTTGTGGGAGTTGGGGGCGGTTTTTTAGTGATTCCGGCCTTGGTGTTACTCGGTCAGATTCCCATGAAACAGGCGATCGGCACATCCCTGTTAGTGATTGCTTTTCAATCGATGACTGGGTTTTGGGGATATCTGAGCAGTCAGATCCCGATTAATCTCCCCTTAGTGTTCTCCTTTATCGTTGCTGCAAGTATGGGGATTATCTTGGGGTCACATTTAAGCCAGTTTGTTCCTGGAAAGCAACTAGAGAAAAACTTTGGCTATTTTCTGCTGGTGATCGCCGTTTTAATGGTCGTCAAATCCTAA